In Macaca nemestrina isolate mMacNem1 chromosome 14, mMacNem.hap1, whole genome shotgun sequence, the sequence agagtagctgggactacaggcgcccgccatcgtgcccggctaacttttgtatttttagtagagatggggtttcgccatgttggctaggctggtctcaagtgactcacccaccttggcctcccaaagtgctgggattataggcatgagccaccatgcctggccttaaactTTTCTTAAAATGGCTCTCACTTAGGCTACCAGAATATTAAAGCAAGATGAGATCTTAGAGTTGACTCAGTCCatgattttcaaactttttactGGAACTTGAATTACTTGGATATATCTCAGAGGCAGCCTAGAAGCTAAACGTGCAGCCCTAAGCCCTATTTCCTCTGGTTATTTACTCAGACTATTTTTCAGAGGTAATTTGGGCTTTTAAATTTACTCACAGATTTTCAGGGCTGGAATAGTTCTTAGTGAAAATCGAATGTCTTATTTCACACATGAAGAAATTAAACTACCTGCCAAGTTTACTCAATTAAAGATGTATGATAGTCTGTACATCGAGGGTATATTGAGGGTCTACCTCTTGATGATTTCTGCCATTTAATATGTATGtactgaggccaggtgcggtggctcacgcctgtaatcccagcactttgagaggctgaggcgggtggatcgcctgagggcaggagtttgagaccagcctgaccaacaaggaaaaacctcgtgtctactaaaaatacaaaattagccaggtgtggtggtgcatgcctgtaatctcagccacttgggagaatcgcttgaacccgggaggcggagggcacagtgaactgagatcgcaccgttgcactccagcctgggcaacaagagcaaatctccgtctcaaaaaaaaaaaaaaagagtctgtgCTAAATAAAGAGGCATGGGCAGAATCCATACAAAAGAAATATACCAGTAGCTGGCATACCACTCCCACGTTACCTTGGCACCTCTTGCATATGCTTGCTTGCTGAACAGGCCCGGGTTTTCTTTCGTCGGGGCCTGGGTTTCACACTTTCTTCCATCACGGCGCCATCACCTTCTACTGAATCAAAGAGTGTGCTCTCAGAGTTCTTACTGGACACTGAAAAACCATCACCAGACGCTACGGCCCTTTTAGCAGACTTAAGCTTCCTTTTCTTAGACTTCTTCTCTGTACTGTTGGATTCCTTGAACCCTTTAAGAGCCTTCCTGCCTTCCACAATCCCAACCTCACGGCCCACCTGTGATCCTTCAGGGTATGCACTCTCAAGGCTCTCAGGCATGGCCACTGCCTCAAATTCCTGGTGattggactttttcttttttttcttagacttgTTTTTAGAAGCCGGTGCTGGTAGTTCtgcagtttcaccatgtaggcccaCAGCAGGCCGGGATTCCTGCGTCTCAGTCGCAACCTCGCTGCCCACTTGTGATCCTTCAGGCATGGCCAATGCCTCAGAGTCCTGGTAACtggactttttcttcttttttttcttagactttTTTTGGTGAGTAGGTCCTAGTAGTTCTGGAGCTTCACCATCCAAGCCCACAGTAGGCCGAGATTCCTGCATATCAGGCTCAGCCTCACTGCCCGCTTGCGATCCTTCAGGCATGGCCAATGTCTCATATTCCTGGTTgctggactttttcttttttttcttacactTGTTCTTATGAGCAGATGCTGGTAGTTCTGTCATTTCACCCCCTGGACCTATAGAAAGCCAGGACTCCTCCTGGTGGGATTCCGACTGAGGCAGGGCATCCATTGCCCGCTGGCCCTCCTGTACAGCATCCCAGGATGCAGCTTTCCTCCgatgctttttattctttttctccctaACTTTATTGTGCAGTGCTTCTGATTTATGTGTATGTGACTTAGCAAGTACCTGAAATTTGTCTGTTTTAGGCTCTCCTGGTAACTTCCGTTCCATGCTCATATCAACACAAATGACATCAACATCCTTTCTAAAAGGCTTTGGTGtgttgctaatattttctttatccacaagGACAACTGTAACAcctgcttcctcttccacctccAAAGCActgtatcttctcttttttctctttttgagtgTAGCAGTGGCATTTTCAGCATCATCATGGATTCTGGATTTTTTCAAAGGAGAAGAAATGAGATGCTGGaaatcttttttcctctttttcctcctagTTATTTGAGACTGTTCACTCACCAGGGAGGAGTCTCTGAAAATTTCGTGGGAATGTTTCTGAGGTCTTTCCTTATgtgaatactttttctttttcttgtcagaAACTGGAGTGTGGATTTCAAATCTGCGTGATTCTCCTTCCATTTTATTCCTATATGGAAATGTGATGACAACAAtggtttatttttgcttattttttttttttttttttttgagacagagtctcgctctgtcacccaggctggagtgcagtggcgccatctcggctcactgcaagctccacctcctgggttcacgccattttcccacctcagcctcccgaatagctgggactacaggtgcctgccaccatgcccggctaattttatttttgtctttttagtagagacggggtttcaccgtgttagccaggatagtctctatctcctgacctcgtgatccacccacctcagcctcccaaagtgctgggattacaggcgtcagccaccggtGCTGgcctatttttgcattttaaacatagcctcaggggaaaaaaaatcacagcaaaaTGAAATTGTATGACAAATGACAAGCCTGTAGTCATGAttacaaattttatattattctagATACACAGGTGGCTCACTGGAATTCTGTCTGGTCCCACCGCCTTTatgatggagaaaaaaatagttaacaGAGAACAACAGTGCCCTGTCCCCCACAGCCTCACCTCTGACTCACATGTCCAACTCTGCGTTTAAGCCACAAGCAGCTTGTTTTGGTTCCTCAAACACGCCACAACCTTTCCCCCCAGCTCTCCATGACATTCTCTCCACTGTCTCCCCACCCTCCTTGCCTCTTGCCACCTTCAGAGCTTGGTTTGAAGATCAGTTCTTCAAGAAAGTTTTCCCTGATTCCTTAGGCTTGGCCTGATTCCCAAGTAACAtactttcatatttaaaaaataaacacttagTCATTTACAGGCTGtcttctctgcttaaaaaaaaaaaaaaaagaaagaaagaaaaaagaaaaaaagaaaacaaggaagaaaaagatggTTTATCTGTCTTGTTCCCCTCTGTGTTTCTACCACGGAGAAGCCATTAGACCCCATTAGAGTGCAGGATCCACAAAAGGGCTTCACAGTGGGGATATCAGGTATCCACTGACCTCAAACCAGAAGTCAGCCTCTTTGTGAAAGAAGTTGGATATGCCTTGTTAGTGTCCAACAAAGAGCAAACATTCTGCAAAACACTGGAATAAATTTCATAAGCCACTAACGTTAATACTCACATATCAGGTGTGTGCACTTGGAATTAAAATACAGTAACAGAAACGCACTTTCCAAAAGAGATGattacaaatataattttgcaAACATGTCTTATTGTTCTCTTTGCTCTGTGTTGCTTCtgggtttcatttgtttttagattttatttttggctaaatAACACATTTACATggtacaaaaatcaaaataatcttcatatttcttctcctttcttacACAGAAGGTAACAGCTATATATTGTGATCTGCACTTGCTATTTTTCCTTAACAGACCCCAGAGCTCTCTCTATATCAGCGGTCTTTAAAGTCTGAATGCTAAGCATATTTTCTACAGAAGCTACCTAGTTTATCCTGGGTAGTAAATATCAACTGTATTAGACAAGAAATAGGTCACTCCCCCAAGTCTAACACACCTGCTTGTGCTGCC encodes:
- the LOC105464104 gene encoding transcription termination factor 1, translating into MEGESRRFEIHTPVSDKKKKKYSHKERPQKHSHEIFRDSSLVSEQSQITRRKKRKKDFQHLISSPLKKSRIHDDAENATATLKKRKKRRYSALEVEEEAGVTVVLVDKENISNTPKPFRKDVDVICVDMSMERKLPGEPKTDKFQVLAKSHTHKSEALHNKVREKKNKKHRRKAASWDAVQEGQRAMDALPQSESHQEESWLSIGPGGEMTELPASAHKNKCKKKKKKSSNQEYETLAMPEGSQAGSEAEPDMQESRPTVGLDGEAPELLGPTHQKKSKKKKKKKSSYQDSEALAMPEGSQVGSEVATETQESRPAVGLHGETAELPAPASKNKSKKKKKKSNHQEFEAVAMPESLESAYPEGSQVGREVGIVEGRKALKGFKESNSTEKKSKKRKLKSAKRAVASGDGFSVSSKNSESTLFDSVEGDGAVMEESVKPRPRRKKTRACSASKHMQEVPRLEPANEERNVETAEDSETRYLYADSGDADDSDADLGSAVRQLQEFIPNIKDRATSTIKRMYRDDLERFKEFKAQGVAIKFGKFSVKENKQLEKNVEDFLALTGIESADKLLYTDRYPEEKSAITNLKRRHSFRLHIGRNIARPWKLIYYRAKKMFDVNNYKGRYSEGDTEKLKMYHSLLGNDWKTIGEMVARSSLSVALKFSQISSQRNRGTWSKSETQKLIKAVEEVILKKMSPQELKEVDSKLQENPESCLSIVREKLYKGISWVEVEAKVQTRNWMQCKSKWTEILTKRMTNGRRIYCGVNALRAKVSLIERLYEINVEDTNEIDWEDLASAIGDVPPSYVQTKFSRLKAIYVPFWQKKTFPEIIDYLYETTLPFLKEKLEKMLQKKGTEIQTPAAPKQVFPFRDIFYYEDDSEGEDIEKESEGQAPWLTPVIPALWEADASGSSEIRSSRPA